The Miscanthus floridulus cultivar M001 chromosome 17, ASM1932011v1, whole genome shotgun sequence genome has a window encoding:
- the LOC136515150 gene encoding patellin-2-like, giving the protein MPKAWALGKCAVSLVDSAAVVEQVAAEVTQLPPQRTEGAPRSVEDQPAPMDTKAMPLPPPPPLRTRVAVAKRLLPRSSRKRHAEVPTLAPLKALKVNPSSTAHWVAEAQAALQRGTSSARANPKEPATQGGAAEAALTQEGEGAPPPRDGEARGSDAAKVPLATETTGTEVPGVSQAGATEAVAPRTIEAAAAGTGVLATAEATMAEAGAPETTEATMAEAGAPGTTEAMMAEAGAPGTTDADMIVAGLPAQEVEMKAAEALAAPLVQELGSEASRVAEASWVEAQCLKEKAKAFRVEARHWELRAKESEAEVTRAAEAFVMVQTVLETKIKEHNALKGAARAAYEALVVEGVQSGSSLGSRLIALSGQVRERLRGALHTGVKRALAVIASHYVGVDLQAISDGYVLPDDDDDVDEVVTKLLEAAEGPGTALATLFEEEVVPPPPSADAGGPEP; this is encoded by the exons ATGCCCAAGGCATGGGCGTTGGGAAAATGCGCCGTTAGCCTAGTGGactcggcggcggtggtggagcaaGTGGCGGCGGAGGTGACGCAActacccccgcagaggaccgagggggcgccgaggtccgttgaggaccaaccggcgccgatggacacgaaggccatgcctctgccgccaccaccgcctttgCGGACAAGGGTCGCCGTGGCAAAGCGGTTGCTGCCtcgctcgag CCGGAAGCGGCatgcggaggtgcctaccttggcgccccttaaagcgctcaaggttaaccccagctccaccgcccactgggtggcggaggcgcaagccgccttACAACGTGGCACATCGTCGGCGAGGGccaacccgaaggagccggccacccaaggaggggctgccgaggcggccctgacacaggagggggagggagcgcctccgccccGCGATGGCGAGGCCCGTGGGTCGGATGCGGCCAAGGTTCCCTTGGCCACCGAGACCACTGGGACCGAGGTCCCCGGGGTTTCACAGGCCGGGGCGACGGAGGCTGTGGCGCCCAGGACCATCGAGGCTGCTGCGGCGGGCACCGGAGTCCTCGCGACCgctgaggccacgatggcggaggccggagcccccgagaccaccgaggccacgatggcggaggccggagcccccgggaccaccgaggccatgatggcagaggccggagcccccgggaccaccgacgCTGACATGATCGTGGCGGGGCTgccggcccaggaagtggagatgaaggcggcggaggccttggcggcacccttggttcaag agctagggagtgaagcttccagggtggctgaggcttcttgggtcgaggCTCAGTGCCTGAAGGAGAAAGCTAAGGCCTTTCGGGTCGAGGCCCGACACTGGGAGCTtagggccaagg AGTCGGAGGCGGAGGTCACCCGGGCGGCCGAGGCTTTCGTCATGGTGCAGACGGTGCTTGAGACCAAGATCAAGGAGCACAACGCGCTAAAGGGTGCCGCCCGTGCCGCCTACGAGGCCCTagtggtcgagggggttcagtcaggtagctcccttgggagccgtttgattgcactgagcggtcaagtgcgtgagcggctccgaggggcgctgcatacgggcgtcaaacGCGCACTGGctgtcatcgcctcgcactacgtcggtgttgacctccaagccatcagcgatggctatgtcttgcctgatgatgacgatgatgtcgatgaggtggtgacgaagctattggaggcggcggaaggcccagGCACAGCGCTGGCaacgttgtttgaagaggaggtggtccctcccccaccaTCTGCCGATGCCGGGggtcctgagccttga